Genomic DNA from Bacteroidota bacterium:
TGTTGAAGGTGTATTGCGAAAAGAAAAATATAATTATCCAATATTAGCACTTCGTGAAGGATTATTAAATGCAATGGTACATAGAGATTATAATTCGGTTAATGGTTTCTTGCAGATTTCTATTTTCAATAATAGAACAGAAATTTCTAATTATGGAGGGTTACCAGAAGGTATAACAATTAGAGATTTAAAGACTGAACATAATTCAATACTTAGAAATTCAGATATAGCACAAATGTGTTTTATTCGTAAGTATATTGAAATGTTAGGTAGTGGAACTCTTCGTATGATTGATGATTGCAAAAGGAATGGTTTTAACTCTCCTTATTGGGTTGATAAAGAAGATATTACCACAGTTACATTTCCTAAACTTGCAATTAAAAGTGAAGAAGATAATGAAGGTGTAAATGAAGGTGTAAATGAAGGTGTAAAATCAATAGTTGTTGAAGGTGAAAGTGAAGGTGTAAATGAAGAACTAAATATACTTTTTAAAGCTGTTGGTAATAACCCCGGATTAAAGGCTCCTGCAATTGCTAATCTTATAGATAAAAGTTTGTCTTCAACAGAACGTTATATAAGAAAGCTAAAAAATGTTGGAATGATTGAATATAGAGGTGTATCAAAGAAAGGTGGATATTATGTAGTTAAATCTATATGAAAACATCAGGTATTTGTTGATAGAAAAAAGTACGACCGCACAACAAAACCTCTACGTAATGCAGGATTTATCGTAAATATTAAAGTAGATGTAAGTAGTGCCTCTAAGAAAACTATCAAAATGCTATGACGGCATGCACTATACACGATGTTGGCGTTTCGTTTTAATTCCTCTATTTGCTTCAGTTTTCAATCAACATTTTATTCATTCCCCTCCACCAAATACCAATCTACCCAAGCAACCATTTGTCTTACGGAGTTTGGTCTGAGAATGATTTCCAAATTATTATCCAACAGGTAAATTGTTGGTGTGGCAAATACATGATAGTCTTTTACCGACTGGCTTTCCCATTTTTGATAATCGCAGATGCTGATGAATGGAAAATCCTTTGCAAATTTTTTGAAATTTTTCTCATTTTCATCCAATGAAACAAAAACAACTTCTACATTTTGAGATTTCCATTTGTTATAAACTCCTGCAATTTGTAAAAGTTCAGAAGGACATGCAGGGCACCAGCTTGCACCAAAAACAACAACAATGTAATCACTTTCTATATCGGATAGTTTTTGTAATGCAGGATTGCTTCGATTTAAAATATCTCCTGCAATTATAATATCGGGAGCAGTATTTCCCTTTTTCATGGCACGGTAGCTTTCCAATTGGGCGACAAAATCGTTGTTGAGTGTACAGCCCTGTTCGTTGAGTAATTTTAAGGCTAAATATTCCGATGCTTTAAACAAACTGCGTTTTTCAAGAAATTTGAATAAGTATTCGCTTATCTCATTCAGTTTTTGCTCGTCCGATAAAAGATTTTCAATTAAAATATCAATGGATATATTCATTTCAATATACACTGAATCCAGAGTACGTCCGCTGTTTTCTATCAACCAAAAATGGCTTTCAACGACATCAGCAAGCAAACCACTTTTTTGCAAACGAGGGTCTGTATAATCTATATTTCGAAATGATGTAATGGCAACCGGTATTTCTTCGGTTCGGTATTGTGCTATGGTAGAAACCGAACTCACCAACTTGCGAACTGGCAAATAATAGCTTACATAAGAATTTTTGGGCAAATTGGCGAGAAATAGGCTGTCTTCAGTTTTTATGCGTTGCTTCTCGTTGGCAATTGCTTGTTTGGGGTCAGCTTGCACTGTAAAAAGTGAATCTTTTGCATATATTTTTTCTAAATAACCCCATGCACTTAATGCCTGCTCTCTGCGTGGGTGCTCGGTGGCATACTTTCCAAA
This window encodes:
- a CDS encoding TlpA disulfide reductase family protein, coding for MGYLSAQDNKAFFNVLEVESDALSLSKGIKLKGESFVLTESIEILEGTENLLFGKYATEHPRREQALSAWGYLEKIYAKDSLFTVQADPKQAIANEKQRIKTEDSLFLANLPKNSYVSYYLPVRKLVSSVSTIAQYRTEEIPVAITSFRNIDYTDPRLQKSGLLADVVESHFWLIENSGRTLDSVYIEMNISIDILIENLLSDEQKLNEISEYLFKFLEKRSLFKASEYLALKLLNEQGCTLNNDFVAQLESYRAMKKGNTAPDIIIAGDILNRSNPALQKLSDIESDYIVVVFGASWCPACPSELLQIAGVYNKWKSQNVEVVFVSLDENEKNFKKFAKDFPFISICDYQKWESQSVKDYHVFATPTIYLLDNNLEIILRPNSVRQMVAWVDWYLVEGNE